The Setaria viridis chromosome 2, Setaria_viridis_v4.0, whole genome shotgun sequence DNA window GCTCCATCTCCGCAGGAGGTAACCGCACATAGTTCAGTCCCAACCATTGCCATGGCCAGCACATGTATCTATGGCCATTGCGATTAACAGAATCGGTTCTATTATCTGATTCTTCAAGCTGCCTGTTAAGCTCCTCCAGCCTCTCTCGAAGCCTGGATGATCGCAAATCCGCTAGTTTTAGAGACTTCTCTGCAGCATCGCGTGCTGCCATCGCTGCGGCTGCTGTCTCTTCCTTGAACTTCAGCTTGTTTTCAAGCTCCACCATAGCTTGCTTTGCCTCATCTAATTCCTTTCTAAGGGATGAGATCTGCGTGACAAAGCAAATCCCATCAGATTGAACTCAGCTAATCAAAAGTTTAAAAAAAGGATGGTTGAAACTGATGTTTCATCATCATAAACAAACCATCCATTCCCTTGCATCAGTTAATCTATGTATGTTCGCTTAAACGCAAGTCCAAACGCCATGGCACTATATCTACAAAGGCTCTATAATGCTCCATTGCAGATTGCTGTATGCTCCACACAGTCATCATGGCACTGTGCCGGCTATTGGTTCAGCCGCATCTTCTGCCACCACTAGTTGCCCAAGGCCTTCCTTGCATTACACATCGATAGGTGAAATTTGTCTATCTGGGATAACTGCAGAAGGCATCTAACTTGTTTCTAAACTGAAATTATTTAGATGATTATTAAGCTAACAGGACCATATCTAGGAAGGAATGCACTTAAGAATACTAGAATGATAATCATTAAGTATGGACATGCAATTTGTAACAAAAATAGCAGCAAcaaaacatactccctccggttTTTAACATATGAAGGGCCCCTCCCCTGTTTTCAATAAGATATGTATGCCAAATCATATAGTACTGCAGGCTTATGCTTGTCTCACTTATTAGTACCCATAATATGTATGTTTTGGATAATTGCAACATGTAGCAGAGGAAAATCTGCTGAATATCCTTTTTACGGGGAAAAAATCGGTTAAATGTTATTCTCACGGATGCTACTCTAGGTGTTGCAGGCAGTTCACTTTAGATATATTAAACATATAAGTTGCAAAACCAATCACGGTAGTTTGATTGCGCATGGGACAAACTCACTGTACTAGAAGTTACTCCAAAAGAAATCTTTCTAGTCAGATAACCATGACGCAAAGGTGACAAACATGATAGACCCATCAGCTTTTATGAGCAACCCCAACCCCTCAAGAAAACACAAACAAGACACCGAAAGCATAGAGACCAAACAGAACTATATGGAATATGTTTGTATTAAAGCACCTGAATCTGGAACTCTTGCTCAATTGATCTACCAGCTTCAgcttcctcctctgctgccATCTTCCATCTTTTAATCTCCTCTTCAGCAGCTGTCACATCCATCATCAGACCCTCAACCTGAACAGAGTGCATAGAATGTGATTACCCATTGATAATAACCTTAAAGAGAAATAAGTAGTGTACTTGAAACATCAAATTATACATGGGGAAGAAAATTACACTTTCATTTGCCACCCTTTCCTTCTCTTCAAGATGCTTTATTTGCTTTCTTAGCTGGACAATCTCTTTTTCCTGCCCTTCCAGCCTTGTTCTTAGTAGACCAGACTCCGCCCTTAAAGCCAGCAATTGCATAGATGATAAGAAGCGGGAAGCAATTTACAATGGTTCAAAGCATCCACAATAGGATATAGCAACGCAGCAATATCCAAATGTCTTTTTGTTGCAAGGAAGTTCAATAAGCATGTCTTAAAAACCATATGTTCAGTTTACACGAAACCTAAGCCAAATGatattctaagttcattaaagTCACTCTAAGTTCAACAGGCAGAGAAAACAAGGACTAGATGTACAATAAATTGAAACAGGGGATTTCTCTACCCCTAGAGGCTAGAACTGGGTGTGAGCAATCTTGGCCATGGAAATGAACTAAATAGAACCAAAGCTCATCTGTAACCAGCTCGCAAAACTAAAAAACATTCATCAGTCACAATAGCTACCTTAGTGCTTCGACGAGATGTTGGAGCTCAATGATCTTAACTTGGGACTCCTTCATGGTATTCTCTAGTGCCCCTGCCTGCAATGTTGATTGCATAACTAACAATTTAGCGCACTATGCATGCTGAAGAACTTGCAATAACATGGATGGTAGCATCAAATTGGCCATACCAGGGTATAGACCTCGTCCTTCTCCACACTCCCTGGCCTGTGCTCCTTCCGCTCGTCGAGTCCAATCTCAATGCCGGCCTCCCTCAGTCCATCCTCTGCAACCTTTAACACCTCGCTCGTAGTCGCCTGCAGTGCACTCCTGAGCAGCACCCCAATGTGCTCCTTCTCTTTGATCAGTTCATCCACCCTGTCCTCCAAACCCCTCAGCTTGCTCTCCTTGTCATCGATGCATGCCCCAACCTTCTCCAGGGCCATTGCTGCAAGCTCATAGGCCAATTTCGTCCCTTCCAGGGACACCTTGAGGCTTTCCTCAACGTCCGTCTCCTTCCAGACAAAAACCGAGTCTGACAGCGTGCTGGCAGCATCAGCATCGACCAGCTTGACCACCTCCCGCATTTCATCGTACAGCTTGGAGGCGCAGCCGATCTGCTCGGCGAGCACGGGCCTCTGCGCGTCAAGCTTTACCTCGAGAGATGCGATTTTGTCACGGAGCTCGGAGATCTCGGCTTCCCGCTGCGAGAGGGACTTGGAGAGGGATTCGCAATCGGCGGACCTGGACGCGACCGATGCCTCGAGCTCGGAGACCTCGATGGCGATCTGGTAGTTGCGGTGTTCCATCTGCTCCCGTGCGCGGTCGCGGTCCCGGTTGGCGGCGTCGATCTGGGCTAGGAGATCGTCGACGATGTCGTTGGCGCGCTTGAGGACGCCGTACGCGAGGGCGGGGAGGCCGGAGGAGTACTTCTGGGAGGTCGGGAGCGGGGCGGGGGCCGAGGAAGGCGAGGCCTTGGCGGAGATCCTCTCGAAGCCGGAGGAGAGcatggaggaggcggtggaggcctCGGCCtggagcgcggcgagggagcgggcggaggcggcggactCGGCCTGGAGCGCGGCAAGGGAGCGCGCCGAGGCGGTGGACTCGGCCtggagcgcggcgagggagcgcgcggaggcggcggcctcggTGGTAAGGTCGTCGCGCTTGCGGAGCACGTCCTGCGCGAAGGCCTTGAGGCGGGCGAAACGGTTCTCGGCCTCCGCTAGGGAgccctcggcggcgcggcggaggcggcgctccTCCTCGAGCTCCGCGGCCAGGTCCAGCAGCCGCTGCTGCGCCTGGGCATCGGGCTGGGGCTGGGCCTGTGGTAGGGTTTtgtgggcggaggcggaggcggaggagggaggcgggagggggtcctcgtcgacgtcggagaggacggcggcgtcgtcgtcgtcggccatGGCGTCGGGAATTGGCCGGCCTggacggcggtggtggtggtggtgggtttGTGTCGTCGCGTCGCGTGGACGGGGAGGTATCTTCCTTGCGGCCTTGCCTTGCCGGGTCGTTGGGCCAGCTGACTTGATTAGGTGCCGGTTcggttttattttatttttttctgcacACAAAACGAACTGCTCTGTTGGGCTGTTTGGACACCTTCTGGAAAGATGATGACTCGGACCCGCCGTCTCGATGCGTGCGGCTACTTTTCAAGCTCCATGGACGGGCAGGTGAGGTCGCCGGAGACGGAGAAGAAAGGAGTTGGATGAAGCACCATAAACCAGAagtcttcaattttttttaataaaaagtctattttacaaccctcacctatttactttgtccacttaacctcctaagcaaaatttaggttCGTTTTGCTCCTCTAAACTATTTCCTTTGATCCAATCTACCTcctaattagattttttttcttcacgtGCAAGTTGAgatttaatttcagattttacCAGTTGAATTATAACACGATGCTCtacgttagaaaaatatattagtaatttttcatgattacctTTTATACAGTTTTATATgtctaagatcaatttcgtattaaatatttctaaactatgaaaataaccatgaaattttttttaacataagaCATCATGGTATCTGCTCACAAAacttgaactcaaaattcagcCCATAtacgaagaaataaaaaagaaaaatttaatTAGGGGATAGATTGGATtaaatgaaatagtttagggAGTAAAGTGAGTCAGGAGGTTAAACTGACAAAACTGATGGACGAGTAAAAtagacttttctttttttttctttttttgggcgAAGGGCGAAAGGAAGGAATCTTCGTCTCGTATACACTCCGATGCTTCAGTAACTCCGCAACGGAAGGGAACGCATCAGCAGCGACACGAACAAGTTTCATTCCAATTTCACCTAGGACGCGTGTACGAATCTCGTAGTTGTATAAACTTTCTTCGAGAGCTTGATATTTATAAACTTGCAGCTGCATTATGCGGAACAATTTGTAAGCTGATTGAGAAACTTAACCGCACTCTTCATACACACTTACAACGGCGAAAGAGCAAATGAGCTTTACAGTTTCTTTCCATgcaatcacaattcacaacatACAAGCTAATTTTTCTACCAGCACTTGTTTAGATACCATCTGAATTCTTGGCGGCGTCACTAGCCTTTGAACCCTCATAGCTAGTTCTTTCATCAGTTTTTAGTCAGATGAATGTAGCGTAGCATCATCAGAGATGTCATAGCGACTGCCTATTGCCATATCTCGTGATTTTGTGAAGAAGCCATGACTGAACGCTTCTTCAGAATCGGAGATGTCATAGAGACCTCCTTTCACCATATCTTGTGAAGAAACCATGACTCAATGCTTCTTCAGCAGTCAACCTAGCTGAGGGCTCATAAGCGAGAAGGCGCTTCAGCAGGTCAATGAAATCCCCAGCAGAGTGATCCACGTGCTGCATCACCAGGTTCTGCGCCGGAGACAAAGGACCATTGTTAGAACAGTAAATAAAATCAAAAgggtttttcaaaaaaaaaattaaaaggcaGTTGCCAAGGAGAAATAGATGTATTGCCTTCGAACAAGAAAACTTGAGTCATTGTGCATAATAGCAAGGTGGGAAAATAAGGTTTAGTGAACAAATTGAAAATCCAGGAGGAAGCATTAATCATCCAAGAATTAGGAGCCCTGTCACATTTACCTGGAGGCGAGGCAATTTGAGAACAGCTCTAATGCTCTCCCTTGTTGTTGCCCCTTCTGGCCAGTTCAATTTTCCTCTTCTGACGTACTTCTCTGCATGTTGGCTGAGTTTACAAAAAGCAAGCAGCTAGAGTTAAGTCTCAAAGGAAGCATTAGGTGCTAATAGTGCCAATAGCACAGGTAACAAAAGCCATACTCTGCTTTTTCCAGCATGTGCCGTGGAAGAGACCCTAAAACTCTCTCCATCATTGCCAGGTGTTCCAAGTTCTCGTGGGTTTGGAACAGCGTCTCACCCTGTAAAATGAGGCCAATGATTTAATCAGACATTCACCCTTCTCAAGGATAGCAACAAACAAAATAAGAGAAGTACATACCGAGCAAAGCTCAACAAGTATACAACCAACACTCCAAATATCACATGGGTAGCTCCATCCATGCCCTTACAAGTTGCAACGGTGACATAAATATTAAGCTCCCGTTCCACAAGCAATGAAAATGGTGTATGCAATTGGGTAGCAACTACAGTCAAGTTCATACCCAAAATAACTTCAGGGGCTCGATAGTGCCTAGTAGATACAATGTAGCTGCGGTCCTGGTGATGGTATGCTGCACTTCCAAAGTCAATCAACTTGATGGCACTTGATTTTGGCAGTTTCCTTGAGAATGATCCATCCTAGATTGAAAAATTTTAGTGAAGATAACTAATGAAGC harbors:
- the LOC117844546 gene encoding uncharacterized protein At3g49055: MADDDDAAVLSDVDEDPLPPPSSASASAHKTLPQAQPQPDAQAQQRLLDLAAELEEERRLRRAAEGSLAEAENRFARLKAFAQDVLRKRDDLTTEAAASARSLAALQAESTASARSLAALQAESAASARSLAALQAEASTASSMLSSGFERISAKASPSSAPAPLPTSQKYSSGLPALAYGVLKRANDIVDDLLAQIDAANRDRDRAREQMEHRNYQIAIEVSELEASVASRSADCESLSKSLSQREAEISELRDKIASLEVKLDAQRPVLAEQIGCASKLYDEMREVVKLVDADAASTLSDSVFVWKETDVEESLKVSLEGTKLAYELAAMALEKVGACIDDKESKLRGLEDRVDELIKEKEHIGVLLRSALQATTSEVLKVAEDGLREAGIEIGLDERKEHRPGSVEKDEVYTLAGALENTMKESQVKIIELQHLVEALRAESGLLRTRLEGQEKEIVQLRKQIKHLEEKERVANESVEGLMMDVTAAEEEIKRWKMAAEEEAEAGRSIEQEFQIQISSLRKELDEAKQAMVELENKLKFKEETAAAAMAARDAAEKSLKLADLRSSRLRERLEELNRQLEESDNRTDSVNRNGHRYMCWPWQWLGLNYVRLPPAEMEQTSNEMELSEPLII
- the LOC117844547 gene encoding serine/threonine-protein kinase AFC1 isoform X1, which gives rise to MGEGTFGQVLECWDRESKEMVAIKVIRSVQKYSDAAMIEIDVLQKLARNDASGKHCVQIRNWFDYRSHICIVCEKLGPSLYDFLRKTGYRPFPIDLVRQIGEQLLESVAFMHRLQLIHTDLKPENILLVSSDYVKLPDSKDGSFSRKLPKSSAIKLIDFGSAAYHHQDRSYIVSTRHYRAPEVILGHGWSYPCDIWSVGCILVELCSGETLFQTHENLEHLAMMERVLGSLPRHMLEKADQHAEKYVRRGKLNWPEGATTRESIRAVLKLPRLQNLVMQHVDHSAGDFIDLLKRLLAYEPSARLTAEEALSHGFFTRYGERRSL